From Streptomyces fungicidicus, one genomic window encodes:
- a CDS encoding Gfo/Idh/MocA family protein → MVDALGVAVVGFGWMGRVHTQAYARVRHHYPQLAVRPELVTVAEEVPGRAEEAAAQFGFASTTRDWREVAADPRVRAVSITAPNFLHREIGVAMAEAGKHIWIEKPVGLTAEDARAVADAVAEAGVQGAVGFNYRNAPAVEAARDLIASGDIGTVTHVRVRLFSDYAAHPEGALTWRYERQRGGSGVLGDLASHGADLARFLLGDIDSLTADTAVFLPERARATGATAGHSRAAGGELGPVENEDYVSCLLRFASGARGVLEACRVSVGEQNNYGFEVHGTRGAVFWDFRRMNELGVSRGTAYQDQPVSTVYVGPGHGEFGAFQPGAANAMGYDDLKVVEAYRFLRSVAEGVPYGATPADAVHSATVLDAMARSAESGAWVSVR, encoded by the coding sequence ATGGTGGATGCACTGGGTGTCGCCGTCGTCGGATTCGGATGGATGGGACGGGTCCACACCCAGGCGTACGCACGCGTGCGGCACCACTACCCGCAGCTCGCCGTCCGCCCCGAACTGGTCACGGTCGCCGAGGAGGTGCCGGGCCGGGCGGAGGAGGCCGCCGCGCAGTTCGGGTTCGCCTCGACGACCCGCGACTGGCGGGAGGTGGCCGCCGATCCCCGGGTGCGGGCCGTCAGCATCACCGCCCCGAACTTCCTGCACCGCGAGATCGGTGTCGCGATGGCCGAGGCCGGCAAGCACATCTGGATCGAGAAGCCGGTCGGCCTGACGGCCGAGGACGCCCGCGCGGTCGCGGACGCCGTCGCCGAGGCCGGTGTGCAGGGCGCGGTCGGCTTCAACTACCGCAACGCGCCCGCCGTGGAGGCGGCCCGCGACCTGATCGCCTCCGGTGACATCGGCACCGTCACGCATGTCCGCGTCCGGCTCTTCAGCGACTACGCGGCACATCCCGAGGGCGCGCTGACATGGCGCTACGAGCGGCAGCGCGGCGGCAGCGGGGTGCTCGGCGACCTGGCCTCGCACGGCGCCGACCTGGCCCGCTTCCTGCTCGGCGACATCGACTCGCTGACCGCGGACACGGCGGTCTTCCTGCCCGAGCGGGCCCGCGCCACCGGCGCCACGGCCGGCCACTCCCGCGCGGCCGGCGGTGAACTCGGGCCGGTGGAGAACGAGGACTACGTCAGCTGTCTGCTGCGGTTCGCCTCCGGGGCGCGCGGGGTGCTGGAGGCGTGCCGGGTGTCGGTCGGCGAGCAGAACAACTACGGCTTCGAGGTGCACGGCACCCGGGGGGCGGTGTTCTGGGACTTCCGCCGGATGAACGAGCTGGGCGTCAGCAGGGGCACCGCCTACCAGGACCAGCCGGTCAGCACCGTGTACGTCGGGCCGGGGCACGGGGAGTTCGGCGCCTTCCAGCCGGGTGCGGCGAACGCGATGGGCTATGACGACCTGAAGGTCGTCGAGGCGTACCGCTTCCTGCGGTCGGTCGCGGAAGGGGTGCCGTACGGGGCGACGCCGGCGGACGCGGTGCACAGCGCGACGGTGCTGGACGCGATGGCGCGGTCCGCGGAGAGCGGTGCGTGGGTATCGGTGCGCTGA
- a CDS encoding LacI family DNA-binding transcriptional regulator has protein sequence MGHPFPIREIARQAGLSEATVDRVLNGRGGVRESTAREVHRAVSDLERQRTQVRLVGRTFMVDIVMQSPERFSTAVRAALEAELPSLHPAVVRSRFHFRETGPAGDLAAVLDRIGRRGSQGVILKAPDVPEITAAVARLAASGVPVVTLVTDLPASARIGHVGSDNRAAGATAAYLMGQWLGDRPGNVLTSLSSGFFRNEEEREMGFRGAMRARHPGRVLVEIAEGQGLDATQYDLVRAALDRDPAIRAVYSIGGGNIATLGAFEDAGRECAVFVAHDLDHDNTRLLREHRLSAVLHHDLRHDVREACHLVMRAHGALPPAGPTHPSAIQVVTPYNMPPPAMTG, from the coding sequence GTGGGCCACCCCTTCCCGATCCGGGAAATCGCACGTCAGGCCGGGTTGAGCGAGGCCACGGTGGACCGCGTCCTCAACGGCAGGGGAGGGGTGCGGGAGAGCACCGCGCGGGAGGTGCACCGGGCGGTGTCCGACCTGGAGCGGCAGCGCACCCAGGTCCGGCTCGTCGGCCGGACGTTCATGGTCGACATCGTGATGCAGTCACCGGAGCGGTTCTCCACCGCGGTACGCGCCGCCCTCGAGGCCGAACTGCCCTCCCTGCACCCGGCGGTGGTCCGCTCGCGCTTCCACTTCCGTGAGACGGGCCCGGCGGGGGACCTGGCCGCGGTCCTCGACCGGATCGGGCGGCGCGGCTCCCAGGGGGTGATCCTCAAGGCGCCCGACGTCCCCGAGATCACCGCCGCCGTCGCCCGGCTCGCGGCGTCCGGCGTGCCGGTGGTGACCCTGGTGACGGACCTGCCCGCGAGCGCCCGGATCGGTCATGTCGGCAGCGACAACCGGGCGGCGGGCGCCACCGCCGCCTATCTCATGGGGCAGTGGCTGGGCGACCGGCCGGGCAATGTGCTCACCAGCCTCTCCAGCGGCTTCTTCCGCAACGAGGAGGAGCGGGAGATGGGCTTCCGGGGCGCCATGCGCGCCCGGCACCCCGGGCGCGTCCTCGTCGAGATCGCCGAGGGGCAGGGCCTGGACGCCACTCAGTACGACCTGGTCAGGGCCGCGCTGGACCGGGATCCGGCGATCCGCGCGGTGTACTCGATCGGCGGCGGCAATATCGCCACGCTGGGGGCCTTCGAGGACGCGGGCCGCGAGTGCGCCGTGTTCGTCGCGCACGACCTCGACCACGACAACACGCGGCTGCTGCGTGAGCACCGGCTGTCCGCGGTGCTGCACCACGATCTGCGCCACGATGTGCGGGAGGCGTGCCATCTGGTGATGCGGGCGCACGGGGCACTGCCGCCGGCGGGCCCCACCCACCCCTCCGCGATCCAGGTGGTGACCCCCTACAACATGCCGCCCCCGGCGATGACGGGGTGA
- a CDS encoding phytanoyl-CoA dioxygenase family protein, whose product MSASSPARISAPAAWLSGRDCDLDAFRALVEQQTEAAAYPHASAVERNVLLYDADRLALADRREVQAELVRAFADGPGIAVVRGAFAEPAVVDRMTAVFDALIAGQRASGAVAGDHFARPGANDRVWNALEKAALHDPEAFAEYYANETLALVSSAWLGPGYQVTSQVNVVNPGGAAQTVHRDYHLGFLSDEAAAGYPAHVHRLSPVLTLQGAVAHCDMPVESGPTLYLPHSQKYEPGYLAWRRPEFRAYFEEHHVQLPLAKGDAVFFNPALFHAAGANHSADIRRMANLLQVSSAFGRAMETVDREAVAGAVYPVLLRRRGEGAGEQWLENVIAASAEGYPFPTNLDSDPPADGLAPPSQADVVRRALREGWTARTLRGELRAGAKRRES is encoded by the coding sequence ATGTCCGCATCCTCCCCCGCGCGGATCTCCGCGCCCGCCGCCTGGCTCTCCGGGCGGGACTGCGACCTGGACGCCTTCCGCGCGCTGGTCGAGCAGCAGACCGAGGCCGCCGCCTACCCGCACGCCAGTGCCGTCGAGCGGAACGTCCTGCTCTACGACGCCGACCGGCTCGCCCTGGCCGACCGCCGCGAGGTCCAGGCCGAGCTGGTGCGCGCCTTCGCCGACGGCCCCGGCATCGCGGTGGTCCGCGGCGCCTTCGCCGAACCGGCCGTGGTGGACCGGATGACCGCAGTGTTCGACGCCCTGATCGCCGGGCAGCGCGCCTCGGGCGCCGTCGCCGGCGACCACTTCGCCAGGCCGGGCGCCAACGACCGGGTGTGGAACGCCCTGGAGAAGGCGGCCCTGCACGACCCGGAGGCGTTCGCCGAGTACTACGCCAACGAGACGCTCGCCCTGGTCTCCTCGGCCTGGCTCGGCCCCGGTTACCAGGTCACCTCCCAGGTCAACGTGGTCAACCCGGGCGGCGCCGCACAGACCGTGCACCGCGACTACCACCTCGGCTTCCTCTCGGACGAGGCCGCCGCCGGCTACCCGGCGCATGTGCACCGCCTCTCCCCCGTGCTCACCCTCCAGGGCGCGGTGGCGCACTGCGACATGCCCGTCGAGTCCGGGCCGACGCTGTACCTGCCGCACTCGCAGAAGTACGAGCCGGGCTATCTCGCCTGGCGGCGACCGGAGTTCCGGGCGTACTTCGAGGAGCACCACGTACAGCTGCCGCTGGCCAAGGGCGACGCGGTGTTCTTCAACCCCGCGCTGTTCCACGCCGCCGGCGCCAACCACTCGGCGGACATCCGGCGCATGGCCAACCTGCTCCAGGTGTCCTCGGCGTTCGGCCGGGCGATGGAGACGGTGGACCGCGAGGCCGTGGCGGGCGCCGTCTATCCGGTGCTCCTCAGGCGCCGGGGCGAGGGCGCCGGAGAGCAGTGGCTGGAGAACGTGATCGCGGCGAGCGCCGAGGGATACCCGTTCCCCACCAACCTCGACAGCGACCCGCCGGCCGACGGGCTGGCCCCGCCCTCGCAGGCCGACGTCGTGCGCCGGGCCCTGCGCGAGGGCTGGACCGCGCGGACCCTGCGGGGCGAACTGCGGGCCGGCGCCAAGCGGCGCGAGAGCTGA
- a CDS encoding SDR family oxidoreductase, translating into MGLLDDKVVLVNGGSQGVGAAVARAAVREGAVVAVSGRRPEPGEALVAELAAAGGKAMFVRADLADAEQARACVARTVEAYGRVDCLVNSAGLTSRGTLLDTTPELFDEHIAINLKGPFFAMQAAVADMVRRAAPGTVVNVITSSAHGGQPFLAPYVAAKAGLAGLTRNAAHAHRWDRIRINGLNIGWTATEGEDATQRAFHGAGDDWREQAAARLPMGKLGQPDEIAGFVVLLLSDRSGVVTGSVIDWDQNVLGGLD; encoded by the coding sequence ATGGGACTTCTCGACGACAAGGTCGTCCTCGTCAACGGCGGCAGCCAGGGCGTCGGCGCCGCCGTCGCGCGGGCCGCGGTCCGCGAGGGGGCGGTGGTGGCCGTGAGCGGCCGGCGCCCGGAACCCGGTGAGGCGCTGGTCGCCGAGCTGGCCGCCGCCGGCGGCAAGGCGATGTTCGTCCGTGCCGACCTGGCCGACGCCGAGCAGGCCAGGGCGTGTGTCGCGCGGACGGTGGAGGCGTACGGGCGGGTCGACTGCCTGGTCAACTCCGCCGGGCTGACCTCGCGCGGGACGCTGCTCGACACCACGCCCGAGCTGTTCGACGAGCACATCGCGATCAACCTGAAGGGGCCGTTCTTCGCCATGCAGGCCGCCGTCGCGGACATGGTGCGGCGCGCGGCGCCCGGCACGGTCGTCAACGTCATCACCTCGTCGGCGCACGGCGGGCAGCCGTTCCTCGCGCCGTACGTCGCCGCGAAGGCCGGGCTCGCCGGGCTGACCCGGAACGCGGCGCACGCCCACCGCTGGGACCGGATCCGGATCAACGGCCTGAACATCGGCTGGACCGCCACCGAGGGCGAGGACGCCACCCAGCGCGCCTTCCACGGCGCGGGGGACGACTGGCGCGAGCAGGCCGCCGCACGGCTGCCGATGGGGAAGCTGGGCCAACCGGACGAGATCGCCGGCTTCGTGGTCCTGCTGCTCTCCGACCGCTCCGGGGTGGTCACCGGCTCCGTGATCGACTGGGACCAGAACGTCCTGGGCGGCCTCGACTGA
- a CDS encoding Gfo/Idh/MocA family protein: protein MRIGILGLGRIGAFHAETLSGLGAVESLVVSDPFTDAAKAAAERFGAEVADSPEALLAAGVDGVVVAAATDAHPALIVACAEAGVPVFCEKPVARTMAEGVEVLKAVGGRDVPVQIGFNRRFDAGFVAARAAVRSGELGTLHTVRSTTLDPAPPPAAYIAASGGIFRDCSVHDFDIIRWVTGREVTEVYAAGGNRGAGYIREAGDADTTGAVLTLDDGTLAVVSNSRHNARGYDVRMEIHGFTDSIAVGLEDKLPLRSVEPGVTFPAGTPHDFFMDRFAAAYRAELTAFTEVVAGSRPSPCTIADALEAGWIAEACTLSLHEHRPVALEEVQQA from the coding sequence ATGCGCATCGGAATCCTCGGCCTCGGCCGTATCGGCGCCTTCCACGCCGAGACCCTGTCCGGGCTCGGCGCCGTCGAGTCCCTCGTCGTCTCCGACCCGTTCACGGACGCCGCGAAGGCCGCCGCCGAGCGGTTCGGCGCGGAGGTCGCGGACTCCCCCGAGGCCCTGCTCGCGGCCGGGGTGGACGGCGTGGTCGTCGCCGCCGCGACCGATGCCCATCCGGCGCTGATCGTGGCCTGTGCGGAGGCGGGCGTGCCCGTCTTCTGCGAGAAGCCCGTGGCCCGCACCATGGCCGAGGGCGTGGAGGTGCTGAAGGCCGTCGGGGGCCGTGACGTGCCGGTCCAGATCGGCTTCAACCGCCGCTTCGACGCCGGTTTCGTCGCCGCGCGGGCCGCCGTGCGGAGCGGGGAGCTGGGCACGCTGCACACCGTGCGCTCCACCACGCTCGACCCGGCGCCGCCGCCGGCCGCGTACATCGCCGCGTCCGGGGGCATTTTCCGGGACTGCTCGGTGCACGACTTCGACATCATCCGCTGGGTGACCGGCCGCGAGGTGACCGAGGTGTACGCGGCCGGCGGCAACCGGGGCGCCGGCTACATCCGGGAGGCGGGCGACGCCGACACCACCGGAGCGGTCCTCACCCTGGACGACGGAACCCTCGCGGTGGTCTCCAACAGCCGTCACAACGCGCGGGGTTACGACGTGCGCATGGAGATCCACGGCTTCACCGACTCCATCGCGGTGGGCCTGGAGGACAAGCTGCCGCTGCGGTCGGTGGAGCCGGGCGTGACCTTCCCCGCGGGCACCCCGCACGACTTCTTCATGGACCGCTTCGCCGCCGCCTACCGCGCCGAACTGACCGCGTTCACCGAGGTCGTGGCCGGCTCCCGGCCCTCGCCGTGCACCATCGCGGACGCCCTGGAGGCGGGCTGGATCGCCGAGGCGTGCACCCTGTCCCTGCACGAGCACCGCCCCGTCGCCCTCGAGGAGGTACAGCAGGCATGA
- a CDS encoding Gfo/Idh/MocA family protein has product MNRREPLRVAVIGTGRMGADHVRRIDRVVSGARVTAVVDTDAERAKAVAAGVDGCAAYTDPAAAMAAADVDAVLVASPGPAHEAALLAAFAHDLPVLCEKPLTPDAASALRVMEAEQALGHRRVQVGFMRRYDTEYVRLKALLESGQLGRPLMLHNRHRNVASPPFFTSAMLISDSVAHEVDATRWLLGHEISAVTVLRPTPSSGAPDGLRDPQFVVLETDGGALSDVEIFVNCGFGYQVQAEVVCERGTARIGDGHALVTHMAGRWGGTITQDWTDRFAQAYDDEIQAWVDTTRRGGVTGPSTWDGYAAAAVCEAGVRALEEGGRVEVALVEKSAQYR; this is encoded by the coding sequence ATGAACCGGCGCGAACCACTGCGCGTCGCCGTCATCGGCACCGGCCGCATGGGCGCGGACCACGTACGCCGGATCGACCGGGTCGTCAGCGGCGCGCGGGTCACCGCCGTCGTGGACACCGACGCCGAACGGGCCAAGGCGGTCGCCGCGGGCGTCGACGGCTGCGCCGCGTACACCGACCCGGCCGCCGCGATGGCGGCGGCCGACGTCGACGCCGTGCTCGTCGCCTCCCCGGGGCCGGCCCACGAGGCCGCCCTGCTCGCCGCGTTCGCGCACGACCTGCCCGTCCTGTGCGAGAAGCCGCTCACCCCCGACGCGGCCTCCGCGCTGCGCGTGATGGAAGCCGAACAGGCCCTCGGCCACCGCCGGGTCCAGGTCGGCTTCATGCGCCGCTACGACACCGAGTACGTGCGGCTCAAGGCCCTGCTGGAGAGCGGACAGCTGGGCCGTCCCCTGATGCTGCACAACCGGCACCGCAACGTGGCCAGCCCGCCCTTCTTCACCAGCGCCATGCTCATCAGCGACTCCGTGGCCCACGAGGTGGACGCCACCCGCTGGCTGCTCGGCCACGAGATCAGCGCCGTGACGGTTCTGCGCCCCACGCCGTCGTCCGGCGCCCCCGACGGACTGCGCGACCCGCAGTTCGTCGTCCTGGAGACCGACGGCGGCGCGCTCTCCGACGTGGAGATCTTCGTCAACTGCGGCTTCGGCTACCAGGTGCAGGCAGAGGTGGTCTGCGAACGCGGCACCGCACGCATCGGCGACGGCCACGCCCTGGTCACCCACATGGCCGGCCGCTGGGGCGGGACCATCACCCAGGACTGGACCGACCGCTTCGCCCAGGCCTACGACGACGAGATCCAGGCCTGGGTCGACACCACCCGCCGCGGCGGGGTCACCGGCCCCAGCACCTGGGACGGCTACGCCGCGGCGGCCGTCTGCGAGGCGGGCGTGCGGGCCCTCGAGGAGGGCGGCCGGGTGGAGGTCGCCCTGGTGGAGAAGTCGGCCCAGTACCGCTGA
- a CDS encoding sugar phosphate isomerase/epimerase family protein, producing MAVALDRIRVGSAPDSWGVWFPDDPQQVPWQRFLDEVAQAGYSWIELGPYGYLPTDPARLTDEVTRRGLRVSAGTIFCGLHRGPSEWDATWEQVSRVAALTRDMDAKHLVVIPSFWRDDKTAEILEAPELSTEQWGHLTRGMERLGREVKETYGLDIVVHPHADTHIDTEEHVERFLDSTDSGLVNLCLDTGHYAYCGGDSVKLIETYGERIGYLHLKQVDPEILADVVSNEIPFGPAVQRGVMCEPPAGVPELGPVLTAAQKLGVDLFAIVEQDMYPCEPDKPLPIAERTRKFLRSCGA from the coding sequence ATGGCAGTCGCGCTCGACCGCATCCGGGTCGGCTCCGCCCCCGACTCCTGGGGCGTCTGGTTCCCCGACGACCCCCAGCAGGTGCCCTGGCAGCGCTTCCTCGACGAGGTCGCCCAGGCCGGCTACTCCTGGATCGAACTCGGCCCCTACGGCTACCTCCCCACCGACCCGGCCCGCCTCACCGACGAGGTGACCAGGCGGGGCCTGAGGGTCTCGGCCGGCACCATCTTCTGCGGACTGCACCGCGGCCCGTCCGAATGGGACGCCACCTGGGAACAGGTCAGCCGCGTCGCCGCGCTCACCCGGGACATGGACGCGAAGCACCTGGTCGTCATCCCGTCGTTCTGGCGCGACGACAAGACCGCCGAGATCCTCGAGGCCCCGGAGCTCAGCACCGAGCAGTGGGGCCACCTCACCCGGGGCATGGAACGCCTGGGCCGCGAGGTCAAGGAGACGTACGGGCTCGACATCGTCGTCCACCCGCACGCCGACACCCACATCGACACCGAGGAACACGTCGAACGCTTCCTCGACTCCACCGACTCCGGCCTGGTCAACCTGTGCCTGGACACCGGCCACTACGCCTACTGCGGCGGCGACAGCGTCAAGCTGATCGAGACCTACGGCGAGCGGATCGGCTACCTCCACCTCAAGCAGGTCGACCCGGAGATCCTCGCCGACGTCGTCAGCAACGAGATCCCGTTCGGACCGGCCGTGCAGCGCGGAGTGATGTGCGAACCGCCCGCCGGCGTCCCCGAACTGGGGCCGGTCCTCACCGCCGCCCAGAAGCTCGGCGTGGACCTGTTCGCCATCGTCGAGCAGGACATGTACCCCTGCGAGCCGGACAAGCCGCTCCCCATCGCCGAGCGCACCCGCAAGTTCCTCCGCTCCTGCGGCGCCTGA
- a CDS encoding ATP-binding cassette domain-containing protein, with protein MTDKTTSTPGGDRPLVELRAAGKSYGNIRALHGVDLTVHPGKVTCVLGDNGAGKSTLIKIISGLHQHTEGEFLVDGEPVRFSTPREALDRGIATVYQDLAVVPLMPVWRNFFLGSEMTKGPWPVRRLDIDRMKRTADEELRNMGIVLDDLEQPIGTLSGGQRQCVAIARAVYFGARVLILDEPTAALGVKQSGVVLKYIAMARDRGLGVIFITHNPHHAYMVGDHFSVLRLGTMELTASRSEVGLEELTNHMAGGAELTALKHELAQVRGVDTEELPGEGDLPAPVAATPEGKS; from the coding sequence ATGACCGACAAGACGACCTCCACCCCCGGCGGCGACCGTCCCCTCGTCGAACTCCGCGCCGCGGGCAAGTCCTACGGCAACATCCGCGCCCTGCACGGAGTCGACCTCACCGTCCACCCCGGCAAGGTGACCTGCGTCCTCGGCGACAACGGCGCGGGCAAGTCCACCCTCATCAAGATCATCTCGGGTCTGCACCAGCACACCGAGGGCGAGTTCCTCGTCGACGGCGAGCCCGTGCGGTTCTCCACCCCGCGCGAGGCCCTCGACAGGGGCATCGCCACCGTCTACCAGGACCTCGCGGTCGTCCCGCTGATGCCGGTGTGGCGCAACTTCTTCCTCGGCTCGGAGATGACCAAGGGCCCCTGGCCGGTCCGCCGCCTCGACATCGACCGGATGAAGAGGACGGCCGACGAGGAACTGCGCAACATGGGCATCGTCCTGGACGACCTGGAGCAGCCCATCGGCACGCTCTCCGGCGGCCAGCGCCAGTGCGTCGCCATCGCCCGCGCCGTCTACTTCGGCGCCCGCGTCCTCATCCTCGACGAGCCGACCGCCGCCCTCGGCGTCAAGCAGTCCGGCGTCGTCCTGAAGTACATCGCCATGGCCCGCGACCGCGGCCTCGGCGTCATCTTCATCACCCACAACCCGCACCACGCCTACATGGTCGGCGACCACTTCAGCGTGCTGCGCCTGGGCACCATGGAACTGACCGCCTCCCGCAGCGAGGTCGGCCTCGAGGAACTGACCAACCACATGGCCGGCGGCGCCGAACTCACCGCGCTCAAGCACGAGCTGGCGCAGGTCCGCGGCGTCGACACCGAGGAACTCCCCGGGGAGGGCGACCTCCCGGCCCCCGTAGCCGCAACTCCGGAAGGAAAGTCCTGA
- a CDS encoding ABC transporter permease, translated as MSMARQAEPAVDTPPAPGPKQTDGRTVRRSPVLRLLARPEVGVFLGAVAVVVFFLFAAPPVRDAGSMANILYQSSVIGIMALPVALLMIGGEFDLSAGVAVVTSALTASMLSYQLTMNVWMGVIVALAVSLGIGAFNGWMLVRTGLPSFLVTLGTFLILQGVNLAVTKLVTGNVATDDISDMDGFEQAKSLFASSFEVGGVQVKITVVWWLVFAALATWVLLRTKYGNWIFAVGGNKDSARAVGVPVTFTKISLFMLVGFGAWFVGMHNLFSFNTVQSGEGVGQELIYIAAAVIGGCLLTGGYGSAIGPVFGAFMFGMVQQGIVYAGWNPDWFKAFLGVMLLGAVLINLWVQRTATRR; from the coding sequence ATGAGCATGGCCCGACAGGCTGAGCCGGCGGTGGACACACCGCCGGCCCCCGGCCCGAAACAGACCGACGGCCGCACCGTGCGGCGCTCGCCGGTGCTGCGGCTGCTCGCCCGCCCCGAGGTCGGCGTGTTCCTCGGAGCCGTGGCCGTCGTGGTGTTCTTCCTGTTCGCCGCCCCGCCGGTGCGGGACGCCGGCTCCATGGCGAACATCCTGTACCAGTCGTCGGTCATCGGGATCATGGCGCTGCCGGTGGCCCTGCTGATGATCGGCGGCGAGTTCGACCTCTCCGCCGGTGTCGCCGTCGTGACCTCGGCGCTCACCGCGAGCATGCTCAGCTACCAGCTCACGATGAACGTGTGGATGGGAGTGATCGTCGCCCTGGCGGTCTCCCTGGGCATCGGGGCGTTCAACGGCTGGATGCTGGTCAGGACCGGGCTGCCCAGCTTCCTGGTCACCCTCGGCACCTTCCTGATCCTGCAGGGCGTCAACCTCGCGGTGACCAAGCTGGTCACCGGGAACGTCGCCACCGACGACATCAGCGACATGGACGGCTTCGAGCAGGCCAAGAGCCTCTTCGCCTCCTCCTTCGAGGTCGGCGGCGTACAGGTGAAGATCACCGTGGTGTGGTGGCTCGTCTTCGCCGCCCTGGCCACCTGGGTGCTGCTGCGCACCAAGTACGGCAACTGGATCTTCGCGGTCGGCGGCAACAAGGACAGCGCCCGCGCGGTCGGCGTCCCCGTGACCTTCACCAAGATCTCCCTGTTCATGCTGGTCGGCTTCGGCGCCTGGTTCGTCGGCATGCACAACCTGTTCTCCTTCAACACCGTGCAGTCCGGCGAGGGCGTGGGCCAGGAGCTCATCTACATCGCCGCGGCGGTCATCGGCGGCTGTCTGCTGACCGGCGGCTACGGCTCCGCGATCGGCCCGGTCTTCGGCGCCTTCATGTTCGGCATGGTGCAGCAGGGCATCGTCTACGCCGGCTGGAACCCCGACTGGTTCAAGGCCTTCCTCGGCGTGATGCTGCTCGGCGCCGTCCTCATCAATCTGTGGGTCCAGCGCACCGCGACCCGGAGGTGA
- a CDS encoding sugar ABC transporter substrate-binding protein → MDRSSHIRPRRIASFVAVAAAAALTLAGCSSGSGGKKSEEGGADASAGKASTPRMKVALVTHQAPGDTFWDIVRKGAEAAAAKDNVDLVYSADPNAGSQATLVQNAIDQKVDGIAVTLAKPDALKAVIAKANAAGIPVVGLNSGLTDWKELDLLEFFGQDESVAGEAFGKKLNEVGASNAVCVIHEQGNVGLTQRCDGVKKTFEGKTQILNVNGTDMPSVKSTITAKLKQDSAIDYVVTLGAPFAPTAVQSVGDAGSKAKVATFDLNKDLTKAIQAGDIQFAVDQQPYLQGYLAVDGLWLYKNNGNYSGGGEQPVLTGPAFVDKSNVDAVSQYAAKGTR, encoded by the coding sequence ATGGACCGCTCTTCTCACATCCGCCCCCGCAGAATCGCGTCGTTCGTCGCGGTCGCGGCGGCAGCCGCCCTGACCCTCGCCGGCTGCTCCAGCGGTTCCGGAGGCAAGAAGTCCGAGGAGGGCGGAGCCGACGCGTCCGCCGGCAAGGCGTCGACGCCGCGCATGAAGGTCGCCCTGGTCACCCACCAGGCGCCCGGTGACACCTTCTGGGACATCGTCCGCAAGGGCGCCGAGGCCGCCGCCGCCAAGGACAACGTCGACCTCGTCTACTCGGCCGACCCGAACGCCGGCAGCCAGGCCACCCTGGTGCAGAACGCGATCGACCAGAAGGTCGACGGCATCGCGGTCACCCTCGCCAAGCCCGACGCGCTGAAGGCCGTCATAGCCAAGGCCAACGCGGCCGGCATCCCCGTCGTCGGCCTCAACTCCGGTCTGACCGACTGGAAGGAGCTCGACCTCCTGGAGTTCTTCGGCCAGGACGAGTCGGTGGCGGGCGAGGCGTTCGGCAAGAAGCTCAACGAGGTCGGCGCGAGCAACGCCGTCTGCGTCATCCACGAGCAGGGCAACGTCGGCCTCACCCAGCGGTGCGACGGGGTGAAGAAGACCTTCGAGGGCAAGACCCAGATCCTCAACGTCAACGGCACCGACATGCCGTCGGTGAAGTCGACGATCACCGCCAAGCTGAAGCAGGATTCCGCCATCGACTACGTCGTCACCCTCGGCGCGCCCTTCGCGCCGACCGCGGTGCAGTCGGTGGGCGACGCGGGCAGCAAGGCGAAGGTCGCCACCTTCGACCTCAACAAGGACCTGACCAAGGCGATCCAGGCCGGCGACATCCAGTTCGCCGTGGACCAGCAGCCGTACCTGCAGGGCTACCTCGCCGTCGACGGCCTCTGGCTCTACAAGAACAACGGCAACTACAGCGGCGGCGGGGAGCAGCCGGTGCTGACCGGCCCGGCGTTCGTGGACAAGTCCAACGTCGACGCGGTGTCCCAGTACGCCGCCAAGGGCACTCGGTGA